TCTGGCCGCGCTTGTCGGCGTCCGGCAGGCTTGCGAGGATGGGCTCGTAGAAGCCCCCGGTGAGGAGCTCGATCTGGCCCCGGCCCGCGAGCTCGCCGAGGAGATCGAAGCACCCGTGCGCGTGCTCCCGGAGCCAGAGGAGGAGGCTCCCCGTGCAGTGGACCGAGAGTCGGATCTCGGGGCGGGCCACGAGGCGCTCCAGCAGCGGGCGGTACGCGCGCTCGGTCGCCTCGACCAGGACGTGATCGAAGTTCCCGATCGGCTGGTGATTGTGGACGCCGAAGCAGAAGGCCAGCCGGTCGGGCGCCACGGGCCGCTACTCGCGCTCCAGGTCCCGATGCACCACGCTCGGCGCGTAACCCAGCGCGTCCAGGAACGGCCTGAGCTCCTCCGCGAGCGTGACCGACCGGTGACGGCCGCCGGTGCAGCCGACGGCCACCGTGAGGTAGGCCTTGCCCTCGCGCTCGTAGCGCGGCAGCAGGAACTTCAGAAACTCCTTGAGGTGCTCCAGCAGCGCCTGCGACTCGGCGTCCTTCATGATGAACTCCCGCACGTGCGGGTCGCGTCCGTCGAGCGCGCGGAGCGCGGGGACGAAGTGCGGGTTCGGCAGGAAGCGGACGTCGAACACGAGGTCGGCGTCGAAGGGCACGCCGTGCTTGAACCCGAACGACACCAGCGAGGTGGCGAGGCCCACGCGCGCCTTCGGCGCCCCGTACAGCTCGACGAGGCGCTCCTTGAGTTGATGGACCGTGAGCACGGAGGTGTCCACGATCCGGTCGGCGATCTCGCGCAGGTTCGACATCGCCTTGCGCTCCGCGCGGATGCCCTCGAGGACGTTCCCGTCCGCCGCGAGCGGGTGCCGGCGGCGCGTCTCGTGGTAGCGGCGGACGAGCGCCTCCTCGCCGGCCTCGAGGAAGAGCACCTCGACGGCGTGGCTGCGCGTTCGGAGCTCGCGGATCGCGTCGAGCAGGTGCGGGAGGTACTCGCCCTCCCGCACGTCCACGCCGAGGGCGACCCGCCGGATCGTCTGGCCCGAGCGCGCGATGAGGTCGGCGAAGGTGGGGATCAGCGTCGTCGGCAGGTTGTCCACGCAGAAGAAGCCCATGTCCTCGAACGACTTGATCGCGTAGCTCTTCCCCGCCCCGCTGAGTCCGGTGATGATGACGAACGAGAGCCGTTCGTCCATCACCGCTTGCGCGGCGCCAGCCGGCGCTGGTGCGAGGGCAGGATGCCGAGCTCCTCGCGGTACTTCGCGACGGTCCGCCGGGCGATCGTCAGGCTGCGGCCCTTGAGGATCGAGGCCACCTCCTGGTCGGACAGGGGCTTCGCCGCGTCCTCGCCCGCCAGGAGGTCCTGGATCATCTTCTTGACCGAGACGGAGGAGACCATCTCGCCGTCGCCCGACGCGATCCCGCTGTGGAAGAAGAACTTCAGTTCGAACAGCCCCTGCGGCGTCTCGACGTACTTGTTGGTCGTGACGCGACTGATCGTGGACTCGTGCATGCTGACGTCCTCGCCGACGTCGCGCAGCGAGAGCGGCCGCAGGTACGCGAGCCCCTTGTCGAAGAACT
This window of the Candidatus Methylomirabilota bacterium genome carries:
- the rapZ gene encoding RNase adapter RapZ, yielding MDERLSFVIITGLSGAGKSYAIKSFEDMGFFCVDNLPTTLIPTFADLIARSGQTIRRVALGVDVREGEYLPHLLDAIRELRTRSHAVEVLFLEAGEEALVRRYHETRRRHPLAADGNVLEGIRAERKAMSNLREIADRIVDTSVLTVHQLKERLVELYGAPKARVGLATSLVSFGFKHGVPFDADLVFDVRFLPNPHFVPALRALDGRDPHVREFIMKDAESQALLEHLKEFLKFLLPRYEREGKAYLTVAVGCTGGRHRSVTLAEELRPFLDALGYAPSVVHRDLERE